From the Mycoplasmatota bacterium genome, one window contains:
- the groL gene encoding chaperonin GroEL (60 kDa chaperone family; promotes refolding of misfolded polypeptides especially under stressful conditions; forms two stacked rings of heptamers to form a barrel-shaped 14mer; ends can be capped by GroES; misfolded proteins enter the barrel where they are refolded when GroES binds), giving the protein MAKEIKFGEDARRKMLDGVNQLADVVKVTLGPKGRNVVLEQSFSAPMIVNDGVTIAKEIKLEDKYENMGAQLVAQVATKTNDIAGDGTTTATILAQAMIKEGLKNITSGANPMVVRRGIDKAIKVATEELQKISRKIQSKEEIAQVAAISAGDEEVGQLIAEAMEKVGNEGVITLEESRGLETELEVVEGMQFDRGYLSPYMVTNSDKMIAELQNPYILVTDGKISNLQEILPILEQIVQESKPFLIISEDVEQEALATLVVNKLRGSFQAVAVKAPGFGDRRKRLLEDIAALTGAEFITSDLGYELKQTNIAQLGRASKVIITKDNTTIVEGAGSQEALEDRINQIRSEIVETSSEYDKEKLQERLAKLSGGIAVIKVGAVTETELKERKLRIEDALNSTRAAVEEGIVAGGGTALMNVFNAISAIKTTGDELTGVNIVLNALEAPVRQIAENAGLDGSVVVYKLKQLAPDEGYDALQDKFVNMFEAGLVDPTKVTRTALQNAASIASSFLTTEAAVVELPKEDSTPQAPNMGGMDMM; this is encoded by the coding sequence ATGGCAAAGGAAATTAAATTCGGCGAAGATGCACGTCGTAAAATGTTAGACGGAGTGAATCAACTTGCTGATGTAGTAAAAGTAACATTAGGGCCAAAAGGACGTAATGTTGTATTAGAACAAAGTTTTTCTGCACCGATGATTGTAAATGATGGTGTAACAATTGCGAAAGAAATTAAATTAGAAGATAAATATGAAAATATGGGAGCTCAATTAGTTGCTCAAGTTGCAACTAAGACAAATGATATCGCTGGTGATGGAACGACAACAGCAACGATTTTAGCACAAGCGATGATCAAAGAAGGATTAAAAAATATTACTTCTGGAGCTAATCCGATGGTTGTTCGTCGTGGAATTGATAAAGCAATCAAAGTGGCTACAGAAGAACTTCAAAAAATATCTCGTAAAATTCAAAGTAAAGAAGAGATTGCTCAAGTTGCTGCAATTTCAGCTGGTGATGAAGAGGTTGGACAATTAATTGCTGAGGCAATGGAAAAAGTGGGTAACGAAGGTGTTATTACTTTAGAAGAATCTCGTGGTTTAGAAACTGAATTAGAAGTCGTTGAAGGAATGCAATTTGATCGTGGTTACCTTTCTCCTTATATGGTTACTAATTCAGATAAAATGATTGCTGAATTACAAAATCCATATATTTTAGTTACAGATGGTAAAATCTCTAATCTACAAGAAATCTTACCAATCTTAGAACAAATTGTTCAAGAATCAAAACCTTTCTTAATCATTTCTGAAGACGTAGAACAAGAAGCATTAGCAACTCTTGTTGTTAATAAATTACGTGGTAGTTTCCAAGCAGTTGCTGTTAAAGCTCCAGGATTTGGGGATAGACGTAAACGTTTATTAGAAGACATTGCTGCTTTAACTGGTGCAGAATTTATTACCTCTGATTTGGGATATGAGTTAAAACAAACAAACATCGCTCAATTAGGTCGGGCTAGTAAAGTTATTATCACAAAAGATAACACGACTATTGTTGAGGGTGCTGGTTCACAGGAAGCATTAGAAGATCGTATTAATCAAATTCGTTCTGAAATCGTCGAAACATCTTCAGAATATGATAAAGAGAAATTACAAGAACGTTTAGCAAAATTATCAGGTGGAATAGCAGTTATCAAAGTTGGAGCTGTTACAGAAACTGAATTAAAAGAGCGTAAATTAAGAATTGAAGATGCTTTAAATTCAACACGTGCTGCTGTTGAAGAAGGAATTGTTGCTGGTGGTGGTACAGCATTAATGAATGTATTTAATGCCATTTCTGCAATAAAAACAACTGGTGATGAATTAACAGGTGTTAATATTGTGTTAAATGCTTTAGAAGCACCAGTAAGACAAATTGCTGAGAATGCTGGTCTTGATGGATCAGTAGTTGTTTATAAATTAAAACAATTAGCTCCAGATGAAGGATATGATGCATTACAAGATAAATTTGTGAATATGTTTGAAGCTGGTCTTGTTGATCCTACGAAAGTAACTCGTACCGCATTACAAAATGCTGCGAGCATAGCTTCATCATTCTTAACAACAGAAGCTGCTGTTGTTGAATTACCAAAAGAAGATAGTACTCCACAAGCACCTAATATGGGTGGAATGGATATGATGTAA